Proteins co-encoded in one Herpetosiphonaceae bacterium genomic window:
- the lon gene encoding endopeptidase La: MSEQTTHDEQTLEQRTNEERVLPLVVLGEMVIMPRIPVPLQVGKGKSYRAMERAMEGDREVLLIFVSESEIEGYKGSEPQKLPRVGVIARLEEFLKLPDDTVRIILEGIERAEIGECVQSDPFYMVRCTPHPDPDAQGPNVEALVTEVKSQVEEIISFMPEVSQEAVAFVQRIEQAGHLADVVAYGPAFDFEDRLELLNMLDPEERLQRVQVELSQQLELLRLRAKIQSDTKDALDQSQKEYFLREQMKAIRRELGEDDLDEDPIDELKRKIAELHAPDYVKEAATHELKRLIQQGLSSPEAGVIRTYIDWILSLPWAKEEQQPISLTEAKHVLDEDHYGLEKVKERLLEYLAVRKLAGTKMRSPILCLVGPPGVGKTSLGKSIARSLGRAFVRASLGGVRDEAEIRGHRRTYIGAMPGRIVQSIKTAKSNQPVFILDEIDKLGADYRGDPTSALLEVLDPEQNSTFSDHYLEIPFDLSQVIFIATANQLDPIPAPLRDRMEIIELGGYTEDEKLEIGKGFLVPKQREFHGLQTEQMTVTEAALLKVIREYTREAGVRNLEREIAALCRKVARKVADAGDTPVEVTIDAADIAEYLGPEKFSFGLAEQKDEIGVATGVAWTPTGGDILSFEVLPLRGKGELRLTGQLGDVMKESAQAALSYARFRADELGIAQTYFDEHAIHIHVPEGAVPKDGPSAGITLTTALVSAMTGIPVRRDVAMTGEITLRGKVLPIGGLKEKTMAAHRAGIKTFILPKENVKDIVELPQKVRDELQLIPVETMEEVLKIALARAVSGERTTPLQPKSAKSSKRATPPSA; the protein is encoded by the coding sequence ATGAGCGAGCAAACAACTCACGACGAGCAGACGCTTGAGCAGCGGACCAATGAAGAGCGTGTTCTTCCGCTCGTTGTGTTGGGCGAAATGGTCATCATGCCGCGTATTCCCGTGCCGCTCCAGGTAGGCAAAGGCAAGTCCTACCGCGCAATGGAGCGGGCGATGGAAGGCGACCGCGAAGTGCTGCTCATTTTTGTATCGGAATCAGAGATCGAGGGCTATAAGGGCAGCGAGCCGCAAAAGCTACCGCGTGTTGGTGTGATTGCCCGACTTGAGGAGTTTCTAAAGCTGCCCGATGATACCGTCCGCATTATTTTGGAGGGCATCGAGCGCGCCGAGATCGGCGAGTGTGTGCAGAGCGATCCGTTCTACATGGTGCGCTGCACGCCGCATCCCGATCCCGATGCCCAGGGGCCGAATGTCGAGGCGCTTGTCACCGAGGTCAAATCGCAGGTCGAAGAGATTATTAGCTTCATGCCTGAAGTCTCTCAGGAGGCCGTGGCGTTCGTGCAGCGCATCGAGCAGGCGGGCCATCTGGCCGACGTGGTTGCCTACGGTCCCGCGTTCGATTTCGAGGATCGCCTGGAGCTGCTCAACATGCTCGATCCTGAGGAGCGTTTGCAGCGCGTGCAGGTTGAGCTATCACAGCAGCTTGAGCTGCTGCGGCTGCGCGCCAAGATCCAGAGCGATACCAAGGATGCGCTGGACCAGTCCCAAAAAGAGTATTTTCTGCGCGAGCAGATGAAGGCGATCCGCCGCGAGCTTGGCGAGGACGATCTCGACGAAGATCCGATCGACGAGCTGAAGCGCAAGATTGCGGAGCTGCACGCGCCCGACTACGTCAAAGAGGCGGCGACGCACGAGCTGAAGCGGCTGATCCAGCAGGGCCTAAGCTCGCCTGAGGCCGGCGTGATCCGCACCTACATCGACTGGATCTTGTCGCTGCCGTGGGCCAAAGAGGAGCAGCAGCCGATCTCGCTGACCGAGGCCAAGCATGTGCTCGACGAAGATCACTACGGCCTGGAGAAGGTCAAGGAGCGTCTGCTGGAATACCTGGCCGTGCGTAAGCTGGCCGGAACCAAGATGCGCTCGCCGATCCTGTGTCTGGTGGGACCGCCAGGCGTCGGCAAGACCAGCCTGGGCAAGTCGATCGCGCGCTCGCTTGGCCGCGCGTTCGTGCGGGCCTCGCTGGGCGGCGTGCGCGACGAGGCCGAGATTCGCGGCCATCGCCGCACCTACATCGGCGCGATGCCGGGCCGGATCGTGCAGAGCATCAAGACCGCCAAGAGCAACCAGCCGGTCTTTATTCTGGACGAGATCGATAAGCTCGGCGCGGACTATCGCGGCGATCCGACCTCGGCGCTGCTGGAGGTGCTGGACCCTGAGCAGAACTCGACGTTCAGCGATCACTACCTGGAGATCCCCTTCGATCTCTCGCAGGTGATCTTCATCGCCACGGCCAACCAGCTCGATCCGATCCCAGCGCCGCTGCGCGACCGCATGGAGATTATCGAGCTGGGCGGCTACACCGAGGATGAGAAGCTGGAGATCGGCAAAGGCTTTCTCGTGCCGAAGCAGCGCGAGTTCCACGGCTTGCAGACCGAGCAGATGACGGTGACGGAGGCCGCGCTGCTGAAGGTGATCCGCGAGTATACCCGCGAGGCGGGCGTGCGTAACCTGGAGCGCGAGATCGCCGCGCTGTGCCGCAAGGTCGCCCGCAAGGTGGCCGATGCAGGCGATACGCCGGTCGAGGTGACGATCGACGCTGCGGATATTGCAGAGTACCTGGGGCCGGAGAAGTTCAGCTTTGGCCTGGCCGAGCAGAAGGACGAGATCGGGGTGGCGACGGGCGTGGCCTGGACGCCGACCGGCGGCGATATTCTTTCGTTCGAGGTGCTGCCGCTGCGCGGCAAGGGCGAGCTTCGGCTCACCGGGCAGCTTGGCGATGTGATGAAGGAGTCGGCGCAGGCGGCGCTCTCGTACGCGCGCTTCCGGGCCGATGAGCTGGGCATTGCCCAGACCTACTTCGACGAGCACGCGATCCATATTCACGTGCCGGAGGGCGCGGTGCCCAAGGATGGCCCGTCGGCTGGCATCACGCTCACGACCGCGCTGGTTTCGGCCATGACCGGCATTCCGGTGCGGCGCGACGTGGCGATGACCGGCGAGATCACGCTGCGCGGCAAGGTGCTGCCGATCGGCGGCCTGAAGGAAAAGACCATGGCGGCGCATCGCGCCGGGATCAAGACGTTCATCCTGCCCAAGGAGAACGTGAAAGACATCGTGGAACTGCCGCAGAAAGTGCGCGACGAGCTGCAACTGATCCCCGTCGAGACGATGGAGGAAGTGCTCAAGATCGCGCTGGCGCGGGCCGTATCGGGCGAGCGCACCACGCCGCTCCAGCCCAAGAGCGCCAAGAGCAGCAAGCGGGCAACGCCGCCGTCGGCGTAG
- the rplS gene encoding 50S ribosomal protein L19, with amino-acid sequence MADLLHEIVKDQLRTDIPEFGPGDTVRVGVRVVEGNRERIQEFEGVVIRRRAGSINENFTVRRIGAHGIGVERTFLLHSPRVETIKVVRRGKVRRAKLYYLRNLSGKAARIKERRY; translated from the coding sequence ATGGCCGATCTGCTACACGAAATTGTTAAGGACCAGTTGCGCACCGATATTCCCGAATTCGGGCCAGGCGATACCGTCCGGGTGGGCGTCCGGGTTGTCGAAGGCAACCGCGAGCGTATCCAGGAGTTCGAGGGCGTTGTGATTCGGCGGCGCGCAGGCAGCATCAACGAGAACTTTACCGTCCGCCGCATCGGCGCGCACGGCATCGGCGTGGAGCGCACCTTTCTGCTGCACTCACCCCGCGTCGAGACGATCAAGGTCGTGCGCCGGGGTAAAGTTCGCCGCGCCAAGTTGTACTACCTGCGCAACCTGTCGGGCAAGGCGGCACGCATCAAAGAGCGCCGCTACTAA
- a CDS encoding ribonuclease HII has protein sequence MPTIDEEQTLQAQGYRSIAGIDEAGRGCWAGPVVAAAVVLGEAVLAQPTLLAGVDDSKQLSAIQRATLEGVICQHAAGIGVGIVPAHLIDWFGIVEATRLAMELAVLHLPHLPDALLIDALRLPGCPLPQRAIVRGDSASLSIAAASVIAKTARDRLMTHFDRSYPAFRFGMHKGYGTALHAHAIAAHGTTPLHRRSFRPLWHISEKEQIDAA, from the coding sequence ATGCCGACGATAGACGAAGAACAAACGCTGCAAGCGCAGGGCTACCGCTCGATCGCCGGAATCGACGAGGCCGGGCGCGGCTGCTGGGCCGGGCCGGTCGTGGCGGCTGCCGTGGTGCTGGGCGAGGCTGTTCTGGCTCAGCCGACGCTGCTGGCAGGCGTCGACGACTCGAAGCAGCTTAGCGCGATTCAGCGCGCGACGCTCGAAGGCGTGATTTGTCAGCACGCGGCAGGGATCGGCGTCGGGATCGTTCCCGCGCATCTGATCGACTGGTTCGGGATCGTCGAGGCCACCCGGCTGGCGATGGAGCTGGCGGTGCTGCATCTGCCGCATCTGCCCGACGCGCTGCTGATCGACGCGCTGCGCCTGCCGGGCTGTCCGCTGCCACAGCGCGCGATCGTGCGGGGCGATAGCGCCAGCTTGAGCATTGCGGCAGCCTCGGTGATCGCCAAGACCGCTCGCGATCGGCTGATGACGCACTTCGATCGTAGCTATCCGGCATTTCGTTTCGGGATGCACAAAGGCTACGGCACGGCGCTCCATGCCCATGCCATCGCGGCGCATGGCACAACGCCGCTGCATCGCCGTAGCTTCCGCCCACTGTGGCATATCAGCGAAAAGGAGCAGATTGATGCAGCATAA
- a CDS encoding class I SAM-dependent methyltransferase, whose amino-acid sequence MMGKDLYRQLLRWAFTRFYREFAWMYDLVAAIVSRGLWSRWIEAAAPQLQGVLVLELGSGTGYLQRTLRRRAIPAIGLDASAQMLRLARRKVERAGGHADLLRGYAQHLPFAAEQFSDVVATFPAEYILDPATFAEVRRVLRPGGQIVLIDAAYFTRRDAYSAAVDVAYRVTQQVRTDDPRPRLLEAAGFEVHETWVDVAHSRVQILRGVKAAGLRLSPGRTAVQ is encoded by the coding sequence ATGATGGGCAAAGATCTCTACAGACAGCTCCTGCGCTGGGCCTTTACGCGCTTTTATCGCGAGTTTGCCTGGATGTATGATCTCGTGGCCGCGATCGTATCGCGCGGCCTGTGGTCGCGCTGGATCGAGGCCGCCGCGCCGCAGCTTCAGGGCGTGCTCGTGCTTGAGCTAGGCAGCGGCACGGGCTACCTCCAGCGCACGCTGCGGCGCAGGGCGATCCCCGCGATCGGCCTGGATGCCTCGGCTCAAATGCTGCGGCTGGCGCGTCGCAAGGTCGAGCGGGCAGGCGGCCACGCGGATCTGCTGCGCGGCTACGCGCAGCATCTCCCCTTTGCCGCCGAGCAGTTCAGCGATGTGGTAGCGACGTTTCCCGCCGAGTACATCCTCGATCCCGCAACCTTTGCCGAGGTCCGGCGCGTGCTGCGGCCCGGCGGTCAGATCGTGCTGATCGACGCGGCATACTTTACCCGCCGCGACGCATACAGCGCCGCCGTGGACGTGGCCTACCGCGTAACCCAGCAGGTACGCACCGACGATCCGCGTCCCAGGCTGCTTGAGGCGGCAGGCTTTGAAGTCCACGAGACGTGGGTCGATGTCGCGCACAGCCGCGTACAGATCTTGCGCGGCGTTAAAGCCGCCGGTCTGCGGTTATCGCCTGGACGGACGGCTGTACAATAA
- a CDS encoding DUF1186 domain-containing protein, translating into MQHNPPTADLVQPLRKAGLRPGERTISTILERGDEAVEPLLALALETRTLLEAEPGGLGPLHALRLLGEFQASSAAEPILRQLPLQFDDAQTQAAFLWAQEAPQIVARFGADALPVILGVADDQAAPPKQRGAAYAALSYLATITSELRDQVVTELRERFSRESDSTAKGYLVAALAQLKARDAYAEIMDAFRTKSVDRDVISAADARQLLLGSEVEPQLNCALHTLAERYEQHGPYSEEQQRLMAEMARESGYY; encoded by the coding sequence ATGCAGCATAATCCTCCGACCGCCGATCTGGTTCAGCCTTTGCGCAAGGCGGGGCTGCGGCCAGGCGAGCGCACGATCAGCACGATTCTAGAGCGCGGCGACGAGGCGGTCGAGCCGCTGCTGGCGCTGGCGCTGGAGACACGCACGCTGCTGGAAGCAGAGCCCGGCGGGCTGGGGCCGCTCCACGCGCTGCGACTCCTGGGCGAGTTCCAGGCGAGCAGTGCCGCCGAGCCGATCTTGCGGCAGTTGCCGCTCCAGTTCGACGACGCGCAGACCCAGGCGGCATTCCTGTGGGCACAGGAAGCGCCGCAGATCGTCGCGCGCTTTGGAGCCGACGCGCTGCCGGTGATCCTGGGCGTCGCCGACGACCAGGCCGCGCCGCCCAAGCAGCGCGGCGCGGCCTATGCCGCCCTGAGCTACCTGGCGACGATCACGTCTGAGCTGCGCGATCAGGTCGTCACAGAGCTGCGGGAGCGCTTCAGCCGTGAGAGCGATAGCACCGCGAAGGGCTACCTCGTCGCGGCACTGGCGCAGCTCAAGGCCCGTGACGCCTACGCCGAGATCATGGACGCCTTCCGCACCAAAAGCGTCGATCGCGACGTGATCTCGGCGGCGGACGCGCGCCAACTGCTGCTCGGATCGGAGGTCGAGCCGCAACTCAACTGCGCGCTGCACACGCTGGCCGAGCGCTACGAGCAGCACGGGCCGTACTCCGAGGAGCAGCAGCGGCTCATGGCCGAGATGGCTCGCGAGAGCGGCTACTACTAG
- a CDS encoding glycosyltransferase: protein MLLQCVTACYLALRTVLTYGLLRRPARTTARPSVSIVVAARDEAATLPRLLDALLRQSYADYEVIVVDDRSTDATPDVLRERQARDPRLQVVTVSEVPEDRTPKIHALSQGIARARGAVLLLTDADCRVPPTWVAGMAACFTRDVGAVLGYVELHAPNGTLLEQLQALDYFSMMATMAGATNLDHPVGAAGANLAYRRAAYDQAGGFEQMLPGAVADDMVLLQHVLDRTVWRVAFCDDPGTFVSTTAEPTLRQALDQRVRWMAGGQEVLRHNPALLATSLLIGLLNGLLLSFPILLARRDLRRALAQALLGRALGDAVHLGVAAARFRRWDLLRYLPLWIVLQVPYTVLLPVYSSVSNWSWKDKA from the coding sequence ATGCTGCTGCAATGTGTGACGGCCTGCTATCTGGCGCTGCGTACGGTGCTGACCTACGGCCTGCTCCGCCGCCCGGCGCGAACCACTGCCCGGCCCAGCGTCTCGATCGTGGTTGCGGCGCGCGATGAGGCGGCCACGCTGCCCCGGCTGCTCGACGCGCTGCTGCGGCAGAGCTACGCCGATTATGAGGTGATCGTCGTGGACGATCGCTCGACCGATGCGACGCCCGACGTGCTGCGCGAGCGGCAGGCGCGCGATCCGCGCTTGCAGGTGGTGACGGTATCGGAGGTACCTGAGGATCGCACGCCGAAGATCCATGCGCTGAGCCAGGGAATCGCACGGGCGCGCGGCGCGGTGCTGCTGCTGACCGACGCCGACTGTCGCGTGCCGCCGACCTGGGTGGCTGGCATGGCCGCCTGTTTTACGCGCGATGTCGGCGCGGTGCTCGGCTACGTCGAGCTGCACGCGCCGAACGGCACGCTGCTGGAGCAGCTTCAGGCGCTGGATTATTTCTCGATGATGGCGACGATGGCGGGCGCGACCAATCTCGATCATCCGGTGGGCGCGGCGGGCGCGAATCTGGCCTACCGACGCGCCGCCTACGATCAGGCGGGCGGCTTCGAGCAGATGCTGCCGGGCGCGGTCGCCGACGATATGGTCTTGCTCCAGCATGTGCTGGATCGCACCGTTTGGCGCGTCGCGTTCTGCGATGATCCGGGCACGTTTGTCTCTACGACAGCCGAGCCAACCTTACGGCAGGCGCTCGATCAGCGGGTCCGCTGGATGGCGGGCGGCCAGGAGGTGCTGCGTCATAATCCGGCGCTGCTGGCGACCAGCCTGTTGATCGGGCTGCTCAACGGGCTGCTGCTGTCGTTCCCGATCTTGCTGGCGCGGCGTGACTTACGGCGCGCGCTCGCGCAAGCGCTGCTGGGCCGCGCGCTCGGCGATGCGGTGCATCTGGGCGTGGCTGCGGCGCGCTTTCGGCGCTGGGATCTGCTGCGCTACCTGCCGCTGTGGATCGTGCTGCAAGTGCCCTACACGGTGCTGCTGCCGGTCTACAGCAGCGTGAGCAACTGGTCGTGGAAAGACAAGGCTTGA